AGACCTGGCACCCCAACCGCTCTACTCTGACTCTATTGGTGCTCCTGGTAGCGACGGGGATAGCTACCTAAAAATGGTGATAGCCAATACGCGATCGATCGTTGAAAACCTGGGCGGAACAGTGACAGAATCCCCCTTCTAAGCGGTCTACCCGTTAGGGGGTAGCAGCGGCATTGGGTGGTACCCCTTCAAGCACCACCAGCGCTTCGATCACCTTCTTAACCAGAGGAGCAGCGACCGTTGAGCCGTAGGCATCGTCTCCCTGGGGTTCGTCGATGACAGCCAGCACCACGTATTGGGGTGATTCAATGGGCAAAATGCCTACAAAGCTGGTGACGCGGCCTCGGCCATAGCCCCCCGAAACGGTCGCCTTTTGAGCCGTACCGGTTTTGCCCCCGATGCGGTAACCGGATAACTTGGCAGCATCACCAGTGCCTTCGCTGACGACGGCTTCCATCATGGTGAGCACCTGCTGGGTGGTTTGGGGCGAAAAGACGGTCTTAGGCTGGGGACGATCTGGAGTCCATACCTCTTTGTCAGATTCAGTAACCATACCGCTGACTACGTGGGGGGTAACCAGTTTGCCGCCGTTGGCCAGGGTGCCAAGCAATTGCACCATCTTAATAGGCGACAGCGAAAAGCCTTGGCCAAAGGCCGTGGTGGCTGACTCGACTCGACTACGAACAAACTGCTCGCGGTCTTTCATCTGAGCAGTGGCTTCTGCGGGTAAATCTATGCCGGTGGGCTGATCGAGGCTGAGTCGCTCAAGCCAGCTAAAGTAGTCAGCGGCGGGCATCTTCTGCATGATTCGCACCATGCCCACATTGCTGGAGTACTTCAGCACATCAGTGATGGAAATCGGCCCGCGGCCGCCAGCGGTGGCGTAGTCGTGATTTCTAATCTTCCATTCGCCAAACTGCATTTGACCGCTGTCGTTAACAAATTCGTCGGCGCTGATTAGTCCAGCTTCTAGGGCGATCGCAATGTTGATTGGTTTGAAGGTAGAGCCGGGTTCGTAGAGATCGCTCACAGCCCAGGTCTTGAGAGCTTCGGGGTCGGTTTTGAAATACTGGTTAGGGTCGTAGGTGGGCACACTGGCCAGGGCGAGCATTTCACCTGTTTGGGCTTCCATGACCATGACCGTGCCGCGTTTGGCGTTATGGCGATCGACCACCGCCTGTAGCTCCTGCTGGGCAGTCCGTTGCAGCCGACTGTCGAGGGTGAGACGCAGGCTAGCAGTGCTGTCTAGCTCCGAGTCAACGGTGTTACTTTCAGTATCAAGCTGATCTGCAGGGCTAGCAGCGGCAACCTCTGCGGTGGCACCAGGCGCTGGCGGCCCATAGATTTCTAACGGAGTTTCCGTCTCAGCTGGAGATGCCTTTTCGGCCGGTGTCAGAGCCAGCTGATCCTGATAGGCAATTTCTAAACCCGCCTGGGGCTGTCCGTCAAAATTGACAAAGCCGACAATGGGGGCAAACAGTTGCTGCTGCGGATAAAAACGCTGCTGCTGCGGATTGAATTCGAGCCCGTCAAGGCGCAGGGCACGCAGGCGATCGACAGTTGCTTCGGGTAATCCGTCGGCTAGCCGAATGCCGGTAGGCTGCTGGCTAAACTGATTAATTAGATCAGATTCTGGGCTTTCTAGCAGCGGGCTTAGGGTCGCTGCCATCTCTGGAATCGATAGATCAAAGAGCTGAGGATGGGCATAGAGCGTATAGACCACGCGATCGACGGCGATCACATTGCCCTGCCGATCGACAATGGAGTGTCGCACCTGCCGCTGCACTGGCGATGTGAGGCGCTGCTGCTGGGCCAAACTAGATAGGCTGTCGCCCTGGGCTAGCTGTAGCCAGGCTAATCGCCCCGCGATCGCAACCAGCGACAGCACCAGCAATCCCCACACCAATAATATTCTGACCCGGTTGGCTGCTGGGTTGAAGGGAACCACCGCCGGTGGGCGAGGCTGAGGCTGTTTGCGGCGACGGCGACGACGGGTAGAGTAGGCAGAGCTAGCCATGGGTGCAACGCGGGTAAACGGTGAGGCTAGGGCCTAGTAACCTAAAGGGACATCCACCTTGGGTAACGCCAATCGTCCCATCAGCGATGTTGGTACGGGAGCCGGCATCGCCACAGCAGCCTGTGACGCCGGCTTGAGAAAGATGACGCTGCCCGGCTGAGGTGGCTGAAACCCCATTTCACTCCCCTCTACCTGCTGGGCTAAATGATTTTTAAGCACCTCATTGGCGGTGGTGAGCTGCTGCTCGTTGCGCTGCAGGCGATTGAGCTGCTGACTGGCCTGATTGAGCTGGCGATTGACATAAACTGACGTGCCATAGCTCACTAAAGTCAGCGCTACTAAAGACGCGGTCAGCGCTGACGATACCAAGTGCAGCTGGGCCAATCGCCGCACCGCTGGGCTCGGAGAATTTAAGCCTGGGGCCTGGGGCAGAACTACGGGCGCAGAAACCCCTGGCCTAATTTCTGCTGGTCGAGTGGCGGAGCCTTGGACATGTGCTGTCGCTGCCCTAGGCCGAGACGGCACCGGACGGGGCACATAGGATTTCAGCGCAGCGGACATAGATGACCCACACCAGTAATGAAACTGAAGTCAGGATACTGCATTCTGAAAAATTTGATCTATCAACCAGCAAAATGAATGAGTCATTTAAGGGCTGGAGTTTAAGGGCCAAAAAGTAGGACCGATCCCTAAATCTTGACCCTTTCTACAACCTTAAATGATGTTTTTATGCTCTATAGCTTTGTGCCGCACTCCGAGCAGAAGTTGCTGGTTGAGACATTTTGGTGTCCACAACTAACACAGGGTGTCAGACCTGTACTACTGCCAGTGCCATGTACCTCAGGTAGACCGATCATTTGGTGATTGCCTTTGCCAGGGGCCACCATGGGGTAGCAGTTTTCGTTGCGGCGTACGCGCACGTCGAGCAGTACGGGGCCGTCGTGGGCCAGCATGGCGGCCACGGTTGGGGTGAGCTGGTCGCGATCGCGCACCACCATGCCCTTAATGCCATAGGCCTGGGCCAACACCTCAAAGTTGGGCATGCCCACTTCCATATTAGAAGAGGAGTAGCGCTCGCCGTGGAAGGCCTGCTGCCACT
The DNA window shown above is from Leptolyngbya subtilissima AS-A7 and carries:
- a CDS encoding peptidoglycan D,D-transpeptidase FtsI family protein, whose product is MASSAYSTRRRRRRKQPQPRPPAVVPFNPAANRVRILLVWGLLVLSLVAIAGRLAWLQLAQGDSLSSLAQQQRLTSPVQRQVRHSIVDRQGNVIAVDRVVYTLYAHPQLFDLSIPEMAATLSPLLESPESDLINQFSQQPTGIRLADGLPEATVDRLRALRLDGLEFNPQQQRFYPQQQLFAPIVGFVNFDGQPQAGLEIAYQDQLALTPAEKASPAETETPLEIYGPPAPGATAEVAAASPADQLDTESNTVDSELDSTASLRLTLDSRLQRTAQQELQAVVDRHNAKRGTVMVMEAQTGEMLALASVPTYDPNQYFKTDPEALKTWAVSDLYEPGSTFKPINIAIALEAGLISADEFVNDSGQMQFGEWKIRNHDYATAGGRGPISITDVLKYSSNVGMVRIMQKMPAADYFSWLERLSLDQPTGIDLPAEATAQMKDREQFVRSRVESATTAFGQGFSLSPIKMVQLLGTLANGGKLVTPHVVSGMVTESDKEVWTPDRPQPKTVFSPQTTQQVLTMMEAVVSEGTGDAAKLSGYRIGGKTGTAQKATVSGGYGRGRVTSFVGILPIESPQYVVLAVIDEPQGDDAYGSTVAAPLVKKVIEALVVLEGVPPNAAATP